The nucleotide sequence ACTCAAGTGTGAGTTTTTAGAGGTCCCCTTTAGGTCGACTTGACAGGTAAGGAGTGGTTTTATGATACAACCGATCTTTGTTGACGTTGCCATCTTAGGAGACAGCTCCCTCGAGAGCCATTTGACCCGCTCCGTCCTTCCCGACAACGTCGTTGTGAAATTTCACACGATCGACCCCAAGGTTCTCTCAGACACAAGCTCTATCTTTTCACCGGAAATCGCCGGGCTTCCCGACATCCTTATCCTCGATTCACTTGGAGACCTTTCCTTAGAGGACCTAAAAAACTCGCCTTTCGTGAAAGCCACCGAGAGGGTCGTCTGCGCCTCCCCCAAACAGGCGGCTCTACTGAACGGTTTGCTGGAAAGTGACAGCGAGATTTTTACCCATATCTGGGTAAAACCTTTAGATTTGACCTCCGACAGAACGCTGCACTTTATATTCGCCCGACTGGTACACTACGTTATACAGGCCAAAAGGCTGGAGACCTGTAAAATATACCTCGACACGTTGATAAACAGCGTTCCCGACCTGATTTGGTTCAAAGACCTAAAAGGTTCCCATCTGAAGGTCAACAGAGCCTTCGGTCAGGCCGTAGGAAAGACCCCACAACAGTGTGAAGGCCGAGGTCACTACTATATATGGGATATCGAGCCCGACGAGTACGCCACCGGCGAGTACGTCTGCCTGGAGACCGAGGAGGAGGTCATCCGCCGAAAGGAGACCTGCCTGTTCGACGAAATGGTGAAGAGCAAGAACGGACTGCGCCAGTTTAAGACATACAAATCCCCTCTGATAGACTTTAGAGGGGAGATGTTCGGCACAGTAGGAATAGCGAAAGACGTCACCGACATGCAAAACCTGAGTCGGGAGCTGGAGGTCATACTTTCCAGCATTCCCTTTGCGACGGTTATGGCCGATGAACAGGGTTCGGTGGTCTACTCGAACGACAGGTTCTGCGAATACTTCGGCCTCTCTAAAAAAGAGGTCATGGGTTTGCGGTACGAAGAGATATGCGAAAAAGTCCTCAAAACGTCTATCGAAGAGCTTGAAAACAAAGATATGCTGAAGATATCTGCGACGCAAGGGGGAAAAACACGGATCCTTAGGGCACAGCAACAGTCGGTTAGCGACATATTCGGCAACCATTTTGGGTACTTCCTGATGTGTCTGGACGTCACCGTGGAGCAGGAGCTTCAAAATAAAATTCAGCACAGCGCGAACACCGACTTTCTCACAGGGCTCTACAACCGTCGCTATTTCTACGAGAAGGTAAAAGGCAGGATCGGCGAGGGCCCTGTCAGTGTGGTCTACTTCGATCTGGATAATTTTAAGAATATAAACGATACCTACGGACATATGTCGGGGGATCGTGCACTGATAACCATGGCGAATGCGCTGAAAAAGGCCTTTCCACAGGACCTCATAGCCCGTATAGGCGGAGATGAGTTTATAGTGGCTCAATTCGCCGTCTGCAACCTTACGGACAGGAAAACGAAAGTAAATAAGTTTATAGAGCGGCTAAAACTGGAGTTCAACGCAAGTCCTCAGTTAGCTGCCCTCTCGACCAGTGCGGGCATAGCCTGCACCAGAGATAATAAACTTGACGTCGACACTCTGATTTCACTCGCAGACCAAGCGCTTTACGCCGCCAAGGCAGAGGGAAAATCCTGCTGTGCCGTCTACGGCGAAAACTAGCCTAAAAGGATGGCTACACTTACGTCACCTAGTGGTATCATATAGTTAGACGATTTTACGGAGGGACTTTCATGATAAGCTACGACTCTTTAGTTGAAAAGATGGACCGATATATACTGGAGCTATCCCCAAAAGCGATAG is from Dethiosulfovibrio salsuginis and encodes:
- a CDS encoding sensor domain-containing diguanylate cyclase, with translation MIQPIFVDVAILGDSSLESHLTRSVLPDNVVVKFHTIDPKVLSDTSSIFSPEIAGLPDILILDSLGDLSLEDLKNSPFVKATERVVCASPKQAALLNGLLESDSEIFTHIWVKPLDLTSDRTLHFIFARLVHYVIQAKRLETCKIYLDTLINSVPDLIWFKDLKGSHLKVNRAFGQAVGKTPQQCEGRGHYYIWDIEPDEYATGEYVCLETEEEVIRRKETCLFDEMVKSKNGLRQFKTYKSPLIDFRGEMFGTVGIAKDVTDMQNLSRELEVILSSIPFATVMADEQGSVVYSNDRFCEYFGLSKKEVMGLRYEEICEKVLKTSIEELENKDMLKISATQGGKTRILRAQQQSVSDIFGNHFGYFLMCLDVTVEQELQNKIQHSANTDFLTGLYNRRYFYEKVKGRIGEGPVSVVYFDLDNFKNINDTYGHMSGDRALITMANALKKAFPQDLIARIGGDEFIVAQFAVCNLTDRKTKVNKFIERLKLEFNASPQLAALSTSAGIACTRDNKLDVDTLISLADQALYAAKAEGKSCCAVYGEN